From Pempheris klunzingeri isolate RE-2024b chromosome 16, fPemKlu1.hap1, whole genome shotgun sequence, a single genomic window includes:
- the LOC139215637 gene encoding lactose-binding lectin l-2-like: protein MLLFLFLLGLALGAVSPSDDHQLKLLRGNCPMFWYNFNGRCFKYVATRMTWADAELHCVSEGANLVSIHSLEEQKFVKSLIKNFDPAEGWTWIGLSDTQKERGWMWSDGSAVKFVFWSAGQPDNSGNNEDCVHSNFGTDVKWNDHQCSQTFTFVCASRRICP, encoded by the coding sequence ATGCTCTTGTTCCTCTTCTTACTTGGTCTGGCTCTGGGCGCCGTGTCTCCTTCAGATGACCATCAACTGAAGCTGCTGCGTGGCAACTGTCCCATGTTTTGGTACAATTTCAACGGCCGCTGCTTCAAGTACGTCGCCACACGTATGACCTGGGCTGATGCAGAGCTCCACTGTGTGTCAGAGGGAGCCAACCTGGTGTCTATCCACAGTCTGGAGGAACAGAAATTCGTCAAATCCCTGATCAAGAACTTTGACCCTGCTGAGGGATGGACCTGGATCGGGCTCAGTGACACCCAGAAGGAAAGAGGATGGATGTGGTCTGATGGGTCTGCTGTCAAGTTTGTCTTTTGGAGCGCAGGACAGCCAGACAACAGTGGAAATAATGAAGACTGTGTCCACAGCAACTTTGGCACAGATGTCAAATGGAACGACCACCAGTGTTCCcaaacatttacttttgtttgtgcATCTCGCAGAATTTGTCCTTAG